The Tautonia plasticadhaerens nucleotide sequence GGCCAGGTCCCCGCCGCTCACGGTGAAGCTGACCTCGGTCCGGCCCCGGGTGGCCACGTTCTGGACGATCATGTCCACGACGATGTTCTTCTCGGCGATCCTCCGGAACAGGGCATGGACCACGCCGGGCCGGTCGGGCACGCCGAGCACCGTCACCCTCGCCTCGTCCTTCGCCAGCGCGGCCCCGGTGACGCTGGCGCCGAGCAGCCGGGCGTCCTCCTCGGCGACGATCCAGGTGCCCTCGGCGTCGGCGAAGGAGCTGCGGACGTGGATCGGGACGCCGAACTTCTTGGCGAATTCGACGGACCGTGAGTGCATCACCCCGGCACCGAGGCTGGCCAGCTCCAGCATCTCGTCGTAGCTGATCCGGTCGATCTTCCTCGCCTCGGCGACGATCCGGGGGTCGGTCGTGTAGACGCCGTCCACGTCGGTGTAGATCTCGCAGGCGTCGGCCCCGAGCACGGCGGCCAGGGCCACGGCGGTCGTGTCCGACCCCCCCCGGCCGAGCGTCGTGATGTTGTAGTGCTCGTCCACCCCCTGGAAGCCGGCGACGATGACCACCTGGCCGTCGTCGAGCGCCTGCTGGATCCGCTCGGTCGAGATGTTGCGGATGCGGGCCTTGGTGTGGAAGCTGTCGGTGACGATGCCGATCTGGGCCCCGGTGAAGCTGATCGCCGGCACGCCGAGCCCCTGGATCGCCATCGCCATCAGGGCCACGCTCACCTGCTCCCCCGTGGCGAGGAGCATGTCCATCTCCCTCGCCGGGGGCCGCTCGGTGATCTCCCGGGCCAGGCCGATCAGCTCGTCGGTGGTGTGGCCCCGCGCCGAGACGACCACGATCACCTGCTTCCCCTCGCGATGGGCCCGGATCGCCCGTCGGGCGGCGGAGAGGATCTTGTCGGCGTCGGCGACGCTCGTGCCGCCGAACTTCTGGACCACGAGGGGCAACGCAGGATCTCCTTGACTCGGCTCGGCTCGGTCGGGTCGCGGGTGAAGGGTCGAGGGGCGCGGGGCGGGGTCGGTCCGCCTGGCCGGGGGGCGAACGTCCCAGGATGCCAGATCGAGGCCGGAGAATCCAGATCGGTCGATCCCCGATCGTCCGGGGGGATCCCGGTCGCCTCGCCGCCTCCGGCCGATCGACGACCGCCGCTTGCCCCGGCGGGGGACGCCGGGGCTCCTCGGATCCCCGGTCCCCGCCCCGATCCCGCTTCGCCGCCGGGACGGGGCGGGTGCTTGGCCCCCCCATCTCGAGGATCCCGGAGGCCCGCCCCGTCTCCGAGTCGACCCGGTCGCCCTCCGGGCGCCTCAGCCGGCGACCGGATACCGTCGGAGGATGGCGTCGAGCCCGTCGATCATCCCCGGCAGGTACGACTGGTCCAGCAGCAGGACGAACCTCAGGCGGTTGTCGATGGCCGGGTCGTCCGTCGCCTCGCACCGGGCGACCAGCCCGCCCCGGCCGTCTCCCGAGACGGCCACGCGGAGCCAGCCATCGGTGCAGTCGAGCACGGCCTCGCCCCGGAGTTCGTCGTGCAGCGTCGCCAGCCGGGACCGGAACCCGGCCAGCTCTTCGGCGCGGAGGAACGCGCGGAAGCGGCCCGAGAAGCCCCCGGCGGCGATCACGACCTCGGTGACGAGCCAGTCGTCCCCGGACTCGCCGGGGCGGTCCAGCTCGGCCGGCCTCAGCAGGAGGTGGGCACCCCGGCGGTCTCCCATCAGGAATTCGATCGGTTGGTGATCCATCTCGTCCCGGCTCCCGGTCGGCTCGAACGCGGCCCCGGCCGCCACGGCGACGGCAGGGGGACCCTCCCGGACACGGCCCGAAGTCCGGAGGTTCGCCGGCCCGAACACGGCCGGCAGCCGGCCCGGGTTTCATTCGACGGATCGCCCTCGGCACCGGCTCGGAGGCGAACTCCCGCATGACCCGACTGATCCGCCGGCGGGACCTGCCGGAAACCGCCTCGCTTTGGCTCATCGCTTGAGGACGTGATCGCCCATCAACTGCCATCCCCGCTCCAGGAACGGCCCCCCGGCCTCCATGGCGCTGATCTCGTCGTACGGCTTGCCCGAGCCGGACAGGCCGGTGCCGCAGAGGGCCCAGGGGACCGGCGCCCGGTCGTGGGCCCGGGTCCGGATCAGCGTGGAGTGGTCGGGGGAGACGAGCAAGCGGTACTCGCCGTACGATTCGAGCGCCTCGCGGATCGGCCCGACGATCTCGCGGTCGATCCGCTCCAGCGCCTCCACCTTGGCGTCGGCCCGGCCCTCGTGGCTGGCCTCGTCGGGGGCCTCCACGTGGACGCAGACGAGGTCGTGGTCGCGCAACGCCTCCACGCCGTACCGGCCCTTGGCGGCGTAGTCGGTGTCCAGGTAGCCGGTGGCGCCGGGCACGTCGACCCGGGCCCACCCGGCCAGCATCCCCGTCCCCCTCACGAGGTCGACGGCCGAGAGGATCGCCCCGCGCTTGCCGTGCAACTCGGCGAAGGTGGGCACCCGGGGCGCCTTGCCCTGGCCCCAGAGCCAGATCGCGTTGGCCGGCAGCTTGCCCGCGGCCACCCGGGCCCGATTCACGGCGTGGTCCTGGATCACGGAGGCGCCCGCCTCCATCAGGCGACGGAGCAGCTCCGAGCCGGTCCCCCGGGGCAGGTGGTCGGCGGCGAGCTGGTCGGGCACGTCGTGCGGGGGCGTGGTCGTCGTGTCGTCGCCGAAGGGGGGGGGCGACCCGGGCCTCCCCCGGTAGATCATCGCGTTGCGGTAGCTGACGCCGGGGAAGAACTCGACCTCGTGCCCGTCGGCGTGCACGTTCGCCCTCAGCGCGGCGACCAGCTCGGCCCCCTCCTCGCTGGAGACGTGCCCGGCGGTGAAGTCGGTCATCCGGCCGTCGAGGATCGTCATCAGGTTGCAGCGCACGGCCCAGTCGTCGGGGCCCAGCGCGATCCCCATCGCCACCACCTCCAGCGGGGCCCGGCCGGTGTAGTACCGCTCCGGGTCGTAGCCGAAGAGGCTCAGCGTCGCGACGTCGCTGGCCGGCAGGAAGCGGTCGGGCACGTTCCGGGACCTCCCGAGCACCCCGTCCCGGGCCACCCGGTCCATCTCCGGGGTCCGGGCGGCCTGCAAGGGCGTCAGGTCGCCGAGCGAGCCCTGCGGCTCGTCGGCCGCGCCGTCGGGGATGACGATGGCGATCTTCATAATCGTCTCCTCCCGTCCCCCGATGCGGGGGGCGGGTCGCTTCGATTGGCCCCCGGACCCGGCGCGACCGGCCCGGAAGGGACACCGAACACCCTACCAGCGCTCACCCCCCGCACCAAGCGGACGGTCGCCGGGCCGGGCCCGGCCGATCGCCTCCTGACGGTCGGCGAAGCGGTGAGGGGGGGGGAACGGTCATTCGGCGCCTCGACGGCGAGGGGCGGGCGAGGGGAATCGGACTCGGTCTCCCGAATCCGGGCGCACCTCCTCCCGTCTCGGAGACGCCGAGCGCGATCCCCTCCCCAGCCGATACCGGGCCGCCCCGGCGACCGCTACAATCCGATCCGGTCAATCATGGGCAAGGGGGCCGACATCCCCGGGGCTCGCCGATCGCCGAGTGGGGCGGGGAGGCGGGATGCCCGATCGGCCCGGCGTCGAGGACGGCACCGCGATGGGCAATGACCCGCTCTTACTCGGCCTGGACGTCGGCACGCAGAGCATCCGGGCGGCGCTGGTCGACCCGGCCGGCCGGACCCTTTCCTACGGCGTCGCCCCCCTGGAGACGACCTACCCCCGCCCCTCCTGGGCCGAGCAGGACCCGGCCCAGTGGTGGGCCTCCGCCCGGGTGGCGGTCGGCAAGGCGATGGAGTCGGCCGGCGTCGGGCCGGACCGGGTCGTCGGCATCGGCCTCGACTGCACCGCCTGCACCGTGGTCGCCTGCCGCATCGACGGCACCCCGATCCGGCCGGCCCTGCTCTGGATGGACCAGCGTTCCCACCGGGAGGCCGAGGCGATCGGCGTCACCGGGGATCCCGCCCTGAAGTACGTCTCCGGCCGGGTCTCCCCCGAGTGGATGCTCCCCAAGGCCCTCTGGCTGAAGCGGCACGAGCCGGGGGCCTACGACGAGGCCGACCGCATCGTCGAGTGCACCAACTGGTTCATGTTCACCCTGACGGGGGAGTGGACCCTCTCCCTGAACCACTGCGCCGTCAAGTGGAACTACGCCAGACCCGAGGGCGGCTGGCCGACCGCCCTGATCCACGCGGTCGGCCTCGACGACCTGCTCGGCAAGTGGCCCGACCGCATCGAGCCGCTGGGGCAGGGGGGGGCGACGCTCTGCAAGGCGGCCGCGGAGCAACTCGGGCTGAAGTCGGGGACGCCCGTCGCCCAGGGGGGGATCGACGCCTACCTCGGCATGATCGGCATGGGGGCCACGTCCGCAGGGGACGTGGCCGTGATCGTCGGGTCCAGCACCTGCCACCTCGCGCAGTCCCGGGGCGGGGTGTTCGGCTCCGGCGCCGCGGGCTGCTACCCGGACGCCACGGTCGAGGGGCTCTACACCCTGGAGGCCGGCCAGACCGCCACCGGGTCGATCCTCGACTGGTACCGCCGCCACTTCTCCGGCGACCAGCGACGTGAGGCCGAGGCCCGGGGCGTGAACGCCTACGAGATCCTCGACGAGCAGGCCGAGGCCGTCCCCCCGGGCTCCGAGGGCCTGGTCGTCCGCGACGACTGGCAGGGGAACCGCTCCCCCTACAAGGACCCGAAGGCCCGGGGGGCGATCGTCGGCCTCTCGCTCGCCCACGGCCCCGGCCACCTCTTCCGGGCCCTCTACGAGGCCACCGCCTGCGGCACCCGGCACATCCTGGAGGACGCCTCGCAGCACGGGCTCGACGTCTCCCGGATCATCGTCGGCGGCGGGGGGGCGAAGTCCCGCCTCTGGATGCAGATCCACGCCGACGTGCTCCAGCGGCCGATCCACCTGCCCCGGGAGACCGAGTCCTGCGCCCTCGGCTCGGCCATGACCGCCGCCGTCGCCGCCGGCCTCTTCGCCGACCTCGACGCCGCCGCCCGGGAGATGGTCGCGCTGGAACGCATCGTCGAGCCCGACCGGCGGAACCAGGGCGTCTACGACGACCTGTTCGCCCGCTACGCCCGCCTTTACGTCGCCCTCCGCGACGGCCGCGTCGTCGACCCGCTGGCCGACTGATCGGTCGCTACCTCCAGGGGCCCGCCCGTCGGGCCCCGGAGAATTGACTTGATCTCGCCACGCGTCCCACTACGATAAAACCAGAACGAAAGAACCCAAACTCAGCGAACCCGGGGGCGATGATCCGATGGCCAGGCCGTCGAAGGAGCTGACTGAGCGGGAACTGGAGGTGTTGCACGCCTTCTGGCACCTCGGCGAGGCCGGGGTGGCCGAGGCCCGGGAGGAGTTGATCCGGAGGGAACAAGGGACCCCGGCCTATACGACGGTCGCCACCCTGGTCCGGATCCTGGCCGAGAAGGGGTTCCTGCGCCAGGTGAACGAGGATCGGCCCTTCCGGTATCAGCCCGCCCGGACCTACGAGGAGGTTTCCCGACGCCTGCTCGATCAGGTGGTCGAGCACGTCTTCCGGGGATCCCGGGAGCATTTGCTGATGCGTCTCGTCGAACGGCGAGCCCTCTCGGCCCGGGAGCGGGCCATCCTGGAACGGACCCTGGACGAGGAGGCCGAGGGATGAGCGACCCCTGGACCTGGCCGCTCTCCTGGATCCTCCGGGGGCTGGCGCTGGCCCTCGTCACCGCGGCCTGCTACCCGATCGCCCGTCGCGCCGGCCCGACTTCGGGGGTGACCGCGTCGGCCAGCGGCCTGGTCCTCCTCGCGGTGCTCCCCTTCCTGCTGCTGCTTCCCGGGCCCCGATGGGAGGTGCCGATCGGATCGGCCCTGGCCGACCTCGGGATCGATCGCATCGCCGAACCCGCCGCCGGAGATCGCAAGGCGGCCATCGCCGGGCGCGCCGAGGGACTTGCGTTCGACCCCGCTCCGCCCCCCGACGAGTCGACCTCGCCCCCCCCTGGCCGACGGCCGACGCTTTCGGAGGCTCGACGACCGGGGCCCGGGGCCGATCCGGCCCCCTCCCCGCCGGCACCGATCGCGGCCCGAACGAACCGGCAAGGGGCCTGGACATCGGGGATCGCCGTGGCGCTGGCGACCCTGGTGGTGATCGGCGTGTCGAGGCTCGCCCTCGGGCTCGGGGCGGTCGCCCGACTCCGATCGGCGGGCCAAACCGTCCGTGACCCGTCGATCGACACGCTCCTGGACCTGCTCCGGGCCGAGCTGTCGATCACCCGGCCGGTCGAGGTCCGGGAGGCCCCGGGACTGGGCCCACCCGCGACGATCGGCTGGCGAAGGCCGGTCTTGCTGCTGCCCGACGACTGGCGATCGTGGGAGCAGGGGGAGTTGCGGGTGGTCCTCGCCCACGAGCTGGCGCACATCCATCGGGCCGATTTCCCGGTCGCCCTGCTCGCCCAGCTCGGCGTGGCGCTCCACCCCTGGAACCCGATGGCCTACTGGCTGGCGAGTCGGCTCCGGCTCGACCAGGAACTCGCCGCCGACGCGACCGCCGCCCGGCTCTCGGGGGGCCGTCGCCCGTACCTGGCCTGCCTCGCCCGGCTCGCCCTCCGCCGAGACGACCTCGCCTCGGGTTGGGCCGCCCGGGCCTTCCTCCCGGTCCGAGGGACCCTCGTCAGGAGAATCGAAATGCTCCGATGTGAACGTTCGCCCGATCGAGACGGCCCCTCTCGGGCGTTCCGGGGCGTCACGATCGCCTCGATCACCGGCCTGGCCCTCCTCTGCGCCGGCCTCCGGGCCCCCGAAACGGCCGAGGCCCGCCCGCAAGGCGACCCCGCCCCCGAGGCCGCTCCGCTCGGCGACGACGGCTTCGACCTCTCCCCCGTGCCGGCCGACGCGACCTTGGTCGCGGCGATCCGCCCGGCGCGGCTTGCGACCCATCCCGAGATTCGGGACCTGATCGACGAGTTCGACCCGCTCGGCGACCTCCTCGGCGGGATCGACCTGCGCGTCCCTGGCCTCCAACAGGTGACGGTCGTCGAGCTGCGAAGCCTGGAGGCTCGAGTCAGGGGTGGTCCGACCCTGGTCGTCCCCGATCTGATCATCCTCCGCACCGTCGACCCCGTCGGGGATGAGCTGATCGGCTCCATCCTCGAGGACGCCGAGGCCGTCTCCTACCTCGGGACCAGGTACCACCGGGCCCGAGGCGCGTCACGCTCGGCCCTCCGGTTCGATGACCGGACGTTGATCCTCGCCCAGAAGGAGCAGGCGATCCGCAATGTGATCGCCGGGAGGGACCGGCCCGGGGGCACGCCCCTCTGGCGAGACGCGGCCGATCGGGTCGACGACGGCCAGATCCTCCTCGCCTTCGAGACCACCTGGTTGTCCCAACTCCTGGGACCCGACGGCACCCGAGGGGACCTCATGCCGTTCGGGCTGGCGGCCATGTCCGGGCCGATGTTCGACCGTGCCTCGGCCTACGCGATCAGCCTCGACCTGCTGGATGGGATGTCGATCGGCGGCGTCGCCCTCTGCGTCGACGAGGAGGGCGCGGCGCGGGTCTCGGAGACCGCCACCGCCCTGAAGACGCTCGCCCGCAACGCCCTCGGGAACATCCGTGGCGCCGCGAACGACGACCCCGAGCTCGAATCGGTCCTCGCGGTCAAGAGCGAGGTCGAGACCCTTCTCGGCGCCGCTATTATCGAGGCCGAGGGCTCGACCGTCCGCCTCCAGGCCGAGTCCGACCAGGACCTCGGCGCGTTCCTCGCACTGGCGACGGGACCGATTAACGCCGCCCGCATCGCCGATCGTCGCTCGCAGGCGACGAATAACCTGAAGCGGATCGGCCTGGCCCTGCACAACTACCACGACATCAACGATTCGTTCCCCCCGCCGATACTCTTCTCCGAAGACGGCTTCCCGTATAGCTGGCGCGTGGCGATCCTCCCCTTCCTGGAGCAGACCGAGGGGCCGGCGCTCTTCGAGTCGTACCACTTCGACGAGCCCTGGGACGGCCCGAACAACCGAGCATTGCTGGAACGGATGCCTGACGTCTTCCGAGTGCCCGGTGCCGACAGCGAACCGACCCACGCCGACTACTTCGCCCTGGTCGGCGAGCGGACTCTCATGGGAGAACCCGGCAAGGGGACAAAATTCGCCGAGATCCGCGACGGCAGCTCGTATACGTTCATGATCGTCGAGTCGAAGCGGGCTGTCCCCTGGACCAGGCCGGAGGACATCCCGTTCGAGATTGACCTGTCCGACCCGAATGCCCCCGCCCCGGAACTCGGCGGCTTCTGGCCGAACGGCTTCCAGGTCGTCTTCGGCGACGGTTCGGTCCGGTTCATCAGCCGGACGATCGACCCGACGGTGTTGAAGGCCCTCTGCACCCGAGACGGCGGCGAGTTGTTCTCCTCGGACCGGTACTGACGCCTCCGGGCGGCCGAGGGGCCGTCCCATGTGTCAGTCCGAAGTTCGTCGAATCCGCTCGACGGCCCATCGCAGGGCGTCGAGCGCCTCCGGGTCGGTCATGTTATGGTCGACCCCGACGACGACCAGCGACTCGGCCGGCAACCCGCTCCGGCGGACGAGTTCCCGGGAGTCCTCGATCGCGATGACCTCGTCCCTCTCGGAATGGAGGAGGACGGTCCGATCGGTCGCCCGGACGTCGTCCTGATCGCCCCAACGCCTCCAGGCCGGGGCGATCAGGACGACGGGGACCTCGCCGGTCGGCACCGCCAGCGCGACCGCACCCCCTCGGCTGGAGCCGACGACCACGTCCGGCGATTCGGCCTCGAACGCCTCCCGGGCGCGTCGGACCGACTCGGGGAAGTCCTCGTCCGGCAGGTGCGGGTTGATGACCTCGACGCCGATCGAGCGGAGGAAGGTCGGCTTCACCCCGCCGGGCCTGGAGTGCAGGCCATGCAGGTAGAGGACCCGGGTCATCGCTCCCCGGCCTCGACGGGCAGGTCAAGCCGGGGGCCCCACTCGTTCCAGGAGCCGTCATAGACGGCGACGTCCGGGAAGCCGAGCCGGTGGAGCTGGAAGGCGATCACGGTGGCCGCCACGCCGCCGTTGCAGTAGGAGACGACGGGGCGATCGGGGTCCAGCCCGGCGGCGGACAGCCGTCCCCGGACCTCGTCCGGATCGAGGAAGCCGCCCCCCTCGGCGAAGAACAGCTCCCGGGGGAGGTTGACCGCCCCGGGGACGTGCCCCCCCCGGGGGCCCCGACGCCTCGCGCCGGTGAACTGGCCGGCGTCCCGCGCGTCGAGGATCTGGGCCGGGCCCCCGAGCATCGCCAGCAGCTCGGCCGCCGAGACCCACATCCGCTCCCTCGGCCTCGCGGTGAAGCTCCTGGGCTCGACCGTCGAGGGGCCTTCCTCGACCGGCCTCCCCTCCTCGACCCATCGATTGAAGCCGCCGTCGAGCACGCTCACCGCGTTGTGCCCCATCGACCGCAGGGCCCACCAGAGCCGGGTGGCGAACTGGCCCCCCATGTGGTCGACGGCGATGACGTGGGTGTCGTCACCCACCCCCCTCGCCCCCATGGCCGCGGCGAACAATTCGGGGGGGGCGACCTGGGCCGGGACCGGGTCGCCCGGGTCGATGATGTCCTTCGTCCAGTCGACGAAGGCGGCCCCCGGGATGTGGCCGGCCTCGAATTCCTCGGGCGCCCCCCGATAGGTCGCCTCCTCCTCGCCCGGCCCGACGGGCCGGGTGCTGACGTACCCCCGGATGTCCAGGACCCGGATCGCCGGGTCGTCCAGGTGCTCGGCGAGCCAATCGGTCGAGACGAGGGGCTGGTCGGTGGTCATCGGGCGGTTCCTCTCGGCGGGGGCTCCTCCGGATACGGGCCGGGCTCGATCGCCCGGCGGGGAGGGACTAGGATAATCCCCGATCGCTCGAATTCCAGGGTATCGCGCCCCGCCCCCGGGGACGAGGAGCCGACATTGAGAGCCGCCGTCTTCGACCGCTTCGGCGAGCCCGCCGAGGTCCTGCGCGTCGCCGAGGTCCCGACGCCCGAGCCCGGCCCGAACCAGGTCCGGGTCCGGATGATCGCCAGCCCGATCAACCCGTCGGACCTGCTCTACGCCAGGGGACGCTACTCGATCATCCCCGAGACGCCCGCCTCCCCCGGGTTCGAGGGGGTCGGCCGGGTCGACGCCGCCGGGCCCGGCCTCTACGGCAAGGCCCTCGTCGGCCGCCGGGTGGCGGTCATCAACGGGGACGGCGGCAACTGGGCCGAGTCGGTCGTGATCCCCGCCATGCAGGCCATCCCGGTCCCCTCCTCGATCCCCGACGAGCAGGTCGCCTCCTTCTTCGTGAACCCGGCGACCGTGCTGGCGATGGCCCGGCACGAGCTGGCGGTGCCGAAGGGGGCCTGGCTGCTCCAGTCGGCGGCGAACTCCGAGCTGGGGAAGATGATGATCCGGCTCGGCAGGCATGACGGGTTCAAGACCCTCAACGTCGTCCGACGCCCCGAGGCCGTCGAGGAGCTGAAGGCCCTGGGCGCCGACGCCGTCATCGTCACCGAAGACGGGCCGATCCCCGAGCAGGTCCGGCGCGTGACCGGCCCCGAGGGCGTCCGCCACGCGATCGACCCGGTCGGCGGCGAGATCGGCACCGGGGTCTTCGAGGCGCTGGGACCCTCGGGGACGCTCCTGGCCTACGGCTCGCTCACCGGGGAGCCGATCCGGGTGGACACCCGGCTGATGATCTCCGGCCGCCGGTCCCTGCGGGGGTTCTGGCTCGGCCATTTCATGAGGTCCCGGAGCAAGGCGGCGGCGCTGCCGCTGTTCGTGCAGGTCGGCCGGTTGATCCGGGGCGGCGTCCTGAGCACCACCGTCGGCCCCAGCTACACGCTCGACCGGCTGGCCGAGGCCGTCCGGGTCGCCGAGCAGCCCGGCAGGCCGGGCAAGGTCCTCCTGAACCTCCGCGGTTGATCCCCGGGGGGGGAATGACCGGCCGGGGTCGCCCAGAACGAACTCGCTGGTGGTGTTTTCGGGTTTTTTTGTCGCCGGTCGAACCCCCGACCGGTAAAATGCATAACCAACGTACCAGTCCGCCGCTTCGAATGCCCTCCACCATCGACCGCCGCTCCGGCCCCCGGAGTGGGCCGAGCCGTTACACCCCGGCCGAATCGTGCCTCGATTTCGGACCGTCGTGCCCCGATCGGGTCGAATCCCGATCGGCCTGCTGCTTGGCTTGCCCTGACCCGCCGGACGGCCTAGATTGCATTCGAAACGCGACCGAGTGGCCGGGGCCCGTTCCTCGCGAGCGTCCCTCCCGGTCTCCGGACCGATCCGCAGACTCGAGCATCGAGAGCAAGCCCCGGCGGGACCCGCCGGCGACGGTCTCGTCACCCCGGCATCATCGCCGGGGGGGCGGTGCCCCGCCCCGAGGTCCGGCCGGGCGGGGAATTGAAGTACGATGACAGCCTCGCAAACATCGGGGACCCAGGACTGGCGAGCGATCGCCCAACTCAGTTCGGGGGGGGAACGCCTGCTCTGCGTCGGGGAGAGCTCCTCGCAGGTCCGCGCCGCCTACGTCGGCGCCTGGGGTGAGGTGATCCGGGACGAGGATCGGCCCACCGTCCAGACGATCTCCCTGCAGAAATGGATCGGCCAGGTCTGGGCCGGCACCTGGGAGCACCAGCAGACCCTGGACGTCCCCGCCACCCCCCGCAAGGAGAAGGCCGAGGCCAACGGCGACGGCGACGGCGACGGCGGCTCCCTTGGCGACGCCAACGGCGACGGCGACGGCAACACCAACGGGAACGGCCACGCCAACGGCACCGCCGCGGAGATCGCCGAGGCCTGAGCCGACGCCCTCCCCCCGACCCCGACCCCGACCCCGGCGGCCTCCCGGCCGCCGTCCCCGAGGAATCCCCGGACCCCGTTCCGGGGATTTTTCGTTGGGACGGTCTCACGGGCACCGCATCGGGTCCGACTCCCTCCGGCTGGCCCAGGCCTCCAGGCCCGGGAAGGCCGCGCCGATCCGATCGGCCAGCATCTCGACCGCCGGCCGTTCCGTGGCGTGGTGGCCGGCGACGATCATCCCCATGCCCGCCGCCTCCGCCTCCAGGGCCCGGTGGAACCTGGCCTCCCCGGTCAGGAAGGCGTCCGCCCCGGCCTCCGAGGCGTCCCGGACGAAGTCGTCCGCCCCCCCGCAGGCCACCGCCACTCGCTCGACCCGCCGATCCGGCTCCCCCACGAACTGGAGCCCCGGCGCCGGGAGGCGGTCTCGCACGATCCCGGCCAGCCGCCGCAGGGTGGTCGGCTCCGGGAGCCGGCCGATCCGGCCCACGCCGGCCGATTCGTCGCGGAGGATCGTCGGGTACGCGTCGATCGCCGGCTCCTCGTACGAGTGCGCCCTCCTGACCGCGTCGAGCACCATCGGTAGCCGGGCCGTCGGGCAGACGAACTCGATCCGCTGCTCCGGGGCCACCTCGCGCCTCCCGGCCCGGCCGACCGTCGGGTTCGTCCCCTCCAGCCCGAGGAACGTGCCGGATCCCTCCAGGGTGTACGAGCACTCGGCGTAATCGCCGATCCTCCCCGCCCCCGCCTCGAAGGCGGCCGACAGCACCGCCTCCCGGTCGGCCTCCGGGGCGAAGACGACCACCTTGCACCCCTGCCGGTCCGGGGCCGGCTTCAGGGGCCCGACCCCGACGAGTCCCAGGGCCTCGCAGAGGAAATCATTGATCCCCCCCCTCGTGTTGTCGAACGCCGTGTGGGGGCTGTAGAGCGCCACCCCCGCCCTCGCCAGCGGCCAGAGGAACCCGTCCGCCCGGTCCGCCCGGAGCGACTGCACCGGCTTGAACCAGATCGGGTGGTGGCTGACGATCAGCTGCGCCCCCCCGTCCACCGCCTCCGAGGCGCTCCTCGGGGTGACGGTCAGGCACGTCATCACCTTCTCGACGGTCGCCGCCGGATCCCCCAGCAGGAGGCCGACGTTGTCCCAGTCCTCCGCCAGCCGGGTCGGGGCGAATCCCTCCATCCAGGAGGCGAGGTCGGCCACGGTCGTCATCGGGCGTCCTCCGATCGGAGCCAGGCGTGCAGGTCGTCCATCAGCCGT carries:
- a CDS encoding aspartate kinase translates to MPLVVQKFGGTSVADADKILSAARRAIRAHREGKQVIVVVSARGHTTDELIGLAREITERPPAREMDMLLATGEQVSVALMAMAIQGLGVPAISFTGAQIGIVTDSFHTKARIRNISTERIQQALDDGQVVIVAGFQGVDEHYNITTLGRGGSDTTAVALAAVLGADACEIYTDVDGVYTTDPRIVAEARKIDRISYDEMLELASLGAGVMHSRSVEFAKKFGVPIHVRSSFADAEGTWIVAEEDARLLGASVTGAALAKDEARVTVLGVPDRPGVVHALFRRIAEKNIVVDMIVQNVATRGRTEVSFTVSGGDLAETLMVAEHAAREIGAGGVTHDPEVAKVSVVGLGMRVHTGVAQAMFEALGGAGVNIQMITTSEIKISVLVDRSSAADALRAVHRAFELERPRLDDRREFAPPRRRPADRNPLAGPEAGSLVGGLGGMEDLVVSGVELDEHQARVTLLNVPDRPGYASKAFRSIAEAGVNVDMIVQNVRTTEGDTRLSITVPREDADRAASAASAAVGDPGDVLVEPGMAKLSVVGIGMRTHTGVATRMFGALADAGINIALINTSEVRVNVLTDLDRGREGLDALGRAFDLDRARPAAGAPRT
- a CDS encoding WapI family immunity protein, with protein sequence MDHQPIEFLMGDRRGAHLLLRPAELDRPGESGDDWLVTEVVIAAGGFSGRFRAFLRAEELAGFRSRLATLHDELRGEAVLDCTDGWLRVAVSGDGRGGLVARCEATDDPAIDNRLRFVLLLDQSYLPGMIDGLDAILRRYPVAG
- a CDS encoding cofactor-independent phosphoglycerate mutase codes for the protein MKIAIVIPDGAADEPQGSLGDLTPLQAARTPEMDRVARDGVLGRSRNVPDRFLPASDVATLSLFGYDPERYYTGRAPLEVVAMGIALGPDDWAVRCNLMTILDGRMTDFTAGHVSSEEGAELVAALRANVHADGHEVEFFPGVSYRNAMIYRGRPGSPPPFGDDTTTTPPHDVPDQLAADHLPRGTGSELLRRLMEAGASVIQDHAVNRARVAAGKLPANAIWLWGQGKAPRVPTFAELHGKRGAILSAVDLVRGTGMLAGWARVDVPGATGYLDTDYAAKGRYGVEALRDHDLVCVHVEAPDEASHEGRADAKVEALERIDREIVGPIREALESYGEYRLLVSPDHSTLIRTRAHDRAPVPWALCGTGLSGSGKPYDEISAMEAGGPFLERGWQLMGDHVLKR
- a CDS encoding FGGY-family carbohydrate kinase, producing MPDRPGVEDGTAMGNDPLLLGLDVGTQSIRAALVDPAGRTLSYGVAPLETTYPRPSWAEQDPAQWWASARVAVGKAMESAGVGPDRVVGIGLDCTACTVVACRIDGTPIRPALLWMDQRSHREAEAIGVTGDPALKYVSGRVSPEWMLPKALWLKRHEPGAYDEADRIVECTNWFMFTLTGEWTLSLNHCAVKWNYARPEGGWPTALIHAVGLDDLLGKWPDRIEPLGQGGATLCKAAAEQLGLKSGTPVAQGGIDAYLGMIGMGATSAGDVAVIVGSSTCHLAQSRGGVFGSGAAGCYPDATVEGLYTLEAGQTATGSILDWYRRHFSGDQRREAEARGVNAYEILDEQAEAVPPGSEGLVVRDDWQGNRSPYKDPKARGAIVGLSLAHGPGHLFRALYEATACGTRHILEDASQHGLDVSRIIVGGGGAKSRLWMQIHADVLQRPIHLPRETESCALGSAMTAAVAAGLFADLDAAAREMVALERIVEPDRRNQGVYDDLFARYARLYVALRDGRVVDPLAD
- a CDS encoding BlaI/MecI/CopY family transcriptional regulator, yielding MARPSKELTERELEVLHAFWHLGEAGVAEAREELIRREQGTPAYTTVATLVRILAEKGFLRQVNEDRPFRYQPARTYEEVSRRLLDQVVEHVFRGSREHLLMRLVERRALSARERAILERTLDEEAEG
- a CDS encoding M56 family metallopeptidase; the encoded protein is MSDPWTWPLSWILRGLALALVTAACYPIARRAGPTSGVTASASGLVLLAVLPFLLLLPGPRWEVPIGSALADLGIDRIAEPAAGDRKAAIAGRAEGLAFDPAPPPDESTSPPPGRRPTLSEARRPGPGADPAPSPPAPIAARTNRQGAWTSGIAVALATLVVIGVSRLALGLGAVARLRSAGQTVRDPSIDTLLDLLRAELSITRPVEVREAPGLGPPATIGWRRPVLLLPDDWRSWEQGELRVVLAHELAHIHRADFPVALLAQLGVALHPWNPMAYWLASRLRLDQELAADATAARLSGGRRPYLACLARLALRRDDLASGWAARAFLPVRGTLVRRIEMLRCERSPDRDGPSRAFRGVTIASITGLALLCAGLRAPETAEARPQGDPAPEAAPLGDDGFDLSPVPADATLVAAIRPARLATHPEIRDLIDEFDPLGDLLGGIDLRVPGLQQVTVVELRSLEARVRGGPTLVVPDLIILRTVDPVGDELIGSILEDAEAVSYLGTRYHRARGASRSALRFDDRTLILAQKEQAIRNVIAGRDRPGGTPLWRDAADRVDDGQILLAFETTWLSQLLGPDGTRGDLMPFGLAAMSGPMFDRASAYAISLDLLDGMSIGGVALCVDEEGAARVSETATALKTLARNALGNIRGAANDDPELESVLAVKSEVETLLGAAIIEAEGSTVRLQAESDQDLGAFLALATGPINAARIADRRSQATNNLKRIGLALHNYHDINDSFPPPILFSEDGFPYSWRVAILPFLEQTEGPALFESYHFDEPWDGPNNRALLERMPDVFRVPGADSEPTHADYFALVGERTLMGEPGKGTKFAEIRDGSSYTFMIVESKRAVPWTRPEDIPFEIDLSDPNAPAPELGGFWPNGFQVVFGDGSVRFISRTIDPTVLKALCTRDGGELFSSDRY